The proteins below are encoded in one region of Methylosinus sp. PW1:
- the mmoC gene encoding aromatic/alkene monooxygenase hydroxylase FAD-binding subunit MmoC produces MYQIVIETEDGETCSFECGPSEDVISAGLRQSVILLSSCRAGGCATCKADCTDGDYELIDVKVQALPPDEEEDGKVLLCRTFPRSDLHLIVPYTYDRISFEAIQTNWLAEIVECDRVSSNVVRLVLQPLTADGAAPIALSFAPGQFVDIEIPGTHTRRSYSMASVAEDGRLEFFIRLLPDGAFSKFLQTQAKVGLRVALRGPAGSFTLHKSERPRFFVAGGTGLSPVLSMIRQLKKESDQQPSTLFFGVTNYEELFYVEELKALQNAMPSLDVQVAVVNASEANGVAKGTVIDLMRAELEKLRGKPDIYLCGPPGMIEAAFDAAATAGVPKEQVYLEKFLASG; encoded by the coding sequence ATGTATCAGATCGTCATCGAGACAGAGGACGGAGAAACCTGCTCCTTCGAATGCGGACCGAGCGAGGACGTCATTTCGGCAGGGCTTCGTCAAAGCGTGATTCTTCTTTCTTCCTGCCGCGCCGGCGGCTGCGCCACCTGCAAGGCCGATTGCACGGATGGCGATTACGAGCTCATCGACGTCAAGGTGCAGGCGCTGCCGCCGGACGAGGAGGAGGACGGCAAGGTTCTTCTCTGCCGCACCTTCCCGCGCAGCGATCTGCATCTGATCGTGCCTTACACCTATGATCGCATCTCCTTCGAGGCGATCCAGACCAATTGGCTGGCCGAGATCGTCGAATGTGATCGCGTGTCGTCCAATGTCGTGCGGCTCGTGCTGCAGCCTTTGACCGCCGATGGCGCGGCGCCGATCGCGCTGAGCTTCGCCCCCGGGCAATTCGTCGATATCGAAATCCCCGGCACGCATACGCGCCGCTCCTATTCCATGGCTTCGGTCGCGGAAGATGGTCGGCTCGAATTCTTCATTCGCCTGCTGCCGGACGGCGCCTTCTCGAAATTCCTGCAGACGCAGGCCAAGGTCGGCCTGCGCGTCGCGCTGCGCGGACCGGCGGGCTCCTTCACGCTGCACAAGAGCGAGCGGCCGCGCTTCTTCGTCGCCGGCGGCACGGGACTGTCGCCGGTGCTGTCGATGATCCGGCAGCTGAAGAAGGAGAGCGACCAGCAACCGTCGACCTTGTTCTTCGGCGTCACCAATTATGAGGAGCTCTTCTATGTCGAGGAGCTGAAGGCGCTGCAGAACGCCATGCCGAGCCTCGATGTGCAGGTCGCGGTCGTCAACGCCAGCGAAGCGAATGGCGTCGCCAAAGGAACGGTGATCGATCTCATGCGCGCCGAGCTCGAGAAGCTGCGCGGCAAGCCGGATATTTATCTGTGCGGCCCGCCCGGCATGATCGAGGCGGCCTTCGACGCCGCGGCGACGGCTGGCGTGCCCAAGGAGCAGGTCTATCTCGAGAAATTCCTGGCGAGCGGCTGA
- the mmoD gene encoding soluble methane monooxygenase-binding protein MmoD — protein sequence MAHGAEREAEEQRILIHADSRYAAYTMDLDYMWRWEILRDGEFVQEGCSLSLDSAREAVSHVLRFFQRQDEAAAQPGGNSAEIKRLLQTLGTPIPIDDRNETTKNELAQPE from the coding sequence ATGGCGCATGGCGCGGAACGAGAAGCGGAAGAGCAGCGGATTCTGATTCACGCAGATTCACGCTACGCCGCCTATACGATGGACCTCGATTACATGTGGCGCTGGGAGATTTTGCGCGACGGCGAGTTCGTGCAGGAAGGCTGCTCGCTGTCGCTGGATTCGGCGCGCGAGGCGGTCTCTCATGTGCTCCGCTTCTTCCAGCGGCAGGACGAGGCGGCGGCGCAGCCAGGCGGCAATAGCGCGGAGATCAAGCGTCTGCTGCAGACGCTCGGCACGCCGATCCCGATCGACGATCGCAACGAGACGACGAAAAACGAGCTGGCGCAGCCAGAGTAG